Proteins found in one Serratia plymuthica genomic segment:
- a CDS encoding aspartyl/asparaginyl beta-hydroxylase domain-containing protein: MSFIYDWAVLRLRGIYDRRISGAPVLDSDRLFPDAQRFTAAWPQIRDEALSVAQDLRNIPRFHEIMSEQASISANDARDWRMFIMQAYGQPITRNLERCPTLAGLIATSPDVLSASLSFLAPGKQVPAHRGPFRGILRGYLVLSMPKRADGVPAAVLKVDGREYRLNEGEFMLWDDTFEHEVWNDSEEVRTVLLLDIRRRDLPASLRWLSNGIVALVRLNVRWIQRQF, encoded by the coding sequence ATGTCATTTATCTATGATTGGGCAGTGCTGCGGTTACGCGGTATTTACGATCGCCGCATCTCCGGCGCGCCGGTACTCGACAGCGACCGCCTGTTCCCCGACGCACAACGTTTTACCGCAGCCTGGCCGCAGATACGTGATGAGGCGCTGAGCGTTGCCCAGGATCTGCGCAATATCCCGCGTTTTCACGAGATCATGAGCGAACAGGCGTCGATCTCCGCCAACGACGCGCGCGACTGGCGGATGTTTATCATGCAGGCCTATGGCCAGCCGATAACCCGCAATCTTGAACGCTGCCCGACGCTGGCCGGGCTGATCGCCACCTCACCGGACGTGCTTTCCGCCTCGCTGTCCTTCCTGGCGCCCGGCAAACAGGTGCCGGCGCACCGTGGCCCGTTTCGTGGCATTCTGCGCGGTTATCTGGTGCTGTCGATGCCCAAACGCGCCGACGGCGTTCCCGCGGCGGTGTTGAAGGTCGATGGGCGCGAATACCGGCTGAACGAGGGGGAATTTATGCTGTGGGATGATACCTTCGAACACGAAGTGTGGAACGACAGCGAGGAAGTGCGCACCGTGCTGCTGCTGGATATTCGTCGCCGCGATTTGCCCGCCAGCCTGCGTTGGTTGTCCAATGGCATCGTCGCGCTGGTGCGGCTGAACGTGCGCTGGATCCAACGCCAGTTTTGA
- a CDS encoding sugar transporter, producing the protein MEHTHVSRSTAWLRVVVLAISAFIFNTTEFIPVGLLSDIAQSFSMQTEQVGLIITIYAWIVAAASLVCMLLTSKIERRKLLIGVFVLFIASHVLTAVAWNFTTLVISRAGVALAHSVFWSITASLAIRVAPAGKKAHALSMLAGGTALAMVLGLPLGRIVGQLLGWRMTFIGIAVCATFALALLWRLLPVLKSEHSGSLASVPVLFKRPALVRLYMLTIIVVTAHFTAYSYIEPFIQTVAGLSENFTTLMLLLFGAAGIFGSLLFSRFSERFPSGFFIGAIALLMSSLLLLLPASGDETHLTLLFAVWGVAIMAIGLSMQAKVLNLAPDATDVAMSIYSGLYNFGIGAGALLGNQVSLHLGMGNIGFVGAPLALIALGWCLFSFYRSERLLQHRA; encoded by the coding sequence ATGGAACACACCCACGTCTCGCGCTCGACCGCCTGGTTGCGCGTGGTTGTCCTCGCCATCTCGGCCTTTATCTTCAATACCACCGAGTTTATTCCGGTCGGGTTATTGAGCGATATCGCCCAAAGTTTCTCGATGCAAACCGAGCAGGTCGGGCTGATCATCACGATTTACGCCTGGATCGTCGCCGCCGCCTCACTGGTGTGCATGTTGCTGACCAGCAAGATTGAGCGCCGCAAACTGCTGATCGGGGTGTTTGTGCTGTTTATTGCCAGCCATGTGTTGACCGCCGTGGCGTGGAACTTCACCACGCTGGTGATTTCCCGCGCCGGGGTGGCGCTGGCCCACTCGGTATTCTGGTCGATCACCGCCTCGCTGGCGATTCGCGTGGCGCCGGCGGGCAAGAAAGCGCACGCGTTGAGCATGCTGGCGGGCGGCACCGCGCTGGCGATGGTGCTTGGCCTGCCGTTGGGGCGCATCGTCGGCCAGTTGCTGGGGTGGCGCATGACCTTTATCGGCATTGCGGTCTGCGCCACCTTCGCGCTGGCGCTGCTGTGGCGCTTGCTACCGGTACTGAAAAGCGAGCATTCCGGTTCGCTGGCCAGCGTGCCTGTGCTGTTTAAGCGCCCGGCGCTGGTTCGCCTGTATATGCTGACCATTATCGTGGTGACGGCGCATTTTACCGCCTATAGCTATATCGAACCCTTTATCCAGACCGTGGCCGGGCTGTCGGAAAACTTTACCACCCTGATGCTGTTGCTGTTCGGGGCCGCCGGTATTTTCGGCAGCCTGTTGTTCAGCCGTTTCAGCGAACGTTTCCCGTCGGGCTTTTTCATCGGTGCCATCGCATTGTTGATGTCGAGCCTGTTGTTGCTGCTGCCGGCCTCCGGTGACGAAACCCACCTGACGCTGTTGTTTGCGGTATGGGGCGTGGCGATCATGGCGATTGGCCTGTCGATGCAGGCCAAGGTGTTGAACCTGGCGCCGGATGCCACCGACGTCGCGATGTCTATCTACTCCGGGTTGTACAATTTCGGCATCGGCGCGGGTGCGTTGTTGGGCAATCAGGTCAGCCTGCACCTGGGCATGGGCAACATCGGCTTTGTCGGCGCACCGCTGGCGCTGATTGCGCTGGGCT
- a CDS encoding ABC transporter ATP-binding protein, whose product MSNAMLEFRDVDVFYGPIQALQQVSLQVNEGETVALIGANGAGKSTLLMSIFGQPRISGGQILFRGEDISRRSTHYVASSGIAQAPEGRRIFPDMSVEENLLMGTITLGNRYVDEDLPRMFDLFPRLKERRNQRAMTMSGGEQQMLAIARALMSRPKLLLLDEPSLGLAPIIVKQIFSILRELTRGGMTLFLVEQNANHALKLSDRGYVMVNGQIRLTGSGAELLSNQEVRKAYLGGI is encoded by the coding sequence ATGAGCAATGCGATGTTGGAGTTTCGCGACGTAGACGTGTTTTATGGCCCGATCCAGGCGTTGCAGCAGGTGTCGTTGCAGGTGAACGAAGGGGAAACGGTAGCGCTGATCGGCGCCAACGGCGCGGGGAAATCCACGCTGTTGATGTCAATCTTCGGCCAGCCGCGCATCAGCGGCGGGCAGATCCTGTTTCGCGGCGAGGATATCAGCCGGCGTTCCACCCACTACGTTGCCAGCAGCGGCATCGCCCAGGCTCCCGAGGGGCGGCGTATTTTCCCGGATATGAGCGTGGAGGAAAACCTGCTGATGGGCACCATTACCCTGGGCAATCGCTATGTGGATGAAGATTTGCCGCGCATGTTCGATCTGTTCCCGCGCCTGAAGGAGCGGCGCAACCAGCGGGCGATGACCATGTCCGGCGGCGAGCAGCAAATGTTGGCCATTGCCCGTGCGCTGATGAGCCGGCCGAAGCTGCTGTTGTTGGACGAGCCGAGCCTGGGTCTGGCGCCGATCATCGTCAAACAGATCTTCAGCATTCTGCGCGAGCTGACCCGTGGCGGCATGACGTTGTTTCTGGTGGAACAAAATGCCAACCATGCGCTGAAGCTGTCCGATCGCGGCTATGTGATGGTCAACGGTCAAATTCGCCTGACCGGCAGCGGTGCGGAGTTGTTGAGCAATCAGGAGGTGAGGAAAGCCTATCTGGGCGGGATTTGA